The following proteins are encoded in a genomic region of Entelurus aequoreus isolate RoL-2023_Sb linkage group LG01, RoL_Eaeq_v1.1, whole genome shotgun sequence:
- the LOC133659148 gene encoding splicing factor U2AF 35 kDa subunit-like, producing MAEYLASIFGTEIDKVNCSFYFKIGACRHGDRCSRLHNKPTFSQTILIQNIYRNPQNSAQTADATRCAVSDVEMQEHYDEFFEEVFTEMEEKYGEVEEMNVCDNLGDHLVGSVYVKFRREEDAEKAVMDLNNRWFNAQPVHAELSPVTDFREACCRQYEMGECTRGGFCNFMHLKPISRELRRKLYGRRRKRFGRPIQSKDRRRDRERRRSRHRERSGRF from the exons GGTCAATTGTTCCTTCTATTTCAAAATTGGAGCTTGCAGACATGGAGATCGCTGTTCAAGATTGCACAATAAACCAACCTTCAGCCAG ACGATATTGATTCAGAACATCTATCGCAACCCCCAGAACAGTGCACAGACAGCCGACGCAACGCGCT GTGCCGTCAGTGATGTGGAAATGCAAGAGCACTACGACGAGTTCTTTGAG GAGGTCTTCACAGAGATGGAAGAGAAATATGGGGAGGTGGAGGAGATGAATGTGTGTGACAACTTGGGTGACCATCTTGTTGGCAGTGTCTACGTCAAG TTCCGCCGTGAAGAGGATGCAGAAAAAGCAGTCATGGACTTGAACAACCGCTGGTTTAATGCTCAGCCCGTCCACGCCGAGCTTTCCCCAGTCACGGACTTCAGGGAAGCTTGTTGCCGCCAGTACGAAATGGG AGAATGCACAAGAGGGGGCTTCTGCAACTTCATGCACCTGAAACCAATATCGAGAGAACTTAGACGAAAATTATACGGACGCCGCAGAAAAAGGTTTGGACGCCCAATTCA ATCCAAGGACCGGCGACGGGATCGCGAAAGACGACGGTCGAGACACAGAGAACGCTCGGGAAGGTTTTAA